A genomic segment from Echeneis naucrates chromosome 20, fEcheNa1.1, whole genome shotgun sequence encodes:
- the eci2 gene encoding enoyl-CoA delta isomerase 2 isoform X2 — protein MAAVALQFPAPWRFVNLVRFSTNPSLKSHTTASPMMGATVEQFEQAKVKLSALRNDPGNEVKLKVYALFKQATQGPCNTAKPGMLDFVNKAKWDAWKSLGSISQEEARQQYCDLIGSLVEAEGPSTTEEAVTSTVSGAAYKTLLVNTEDDITTIKLNRPAKKNAITNEMYNEIIAALEQAAKDDSVITVITGAGDFYCSGNDLTNFQLQHGSVEEMAKRGGELLRKYVRAYIDFPKPLVAVVNGPAVGISVTLLGLFDLVYATERATFHTPFSQLGQSAEGCSSYTFPKMMGTAKASEILLFNKKLTAVKACELGLVTEVFPDSSFQSEVWTRLKTYAKLPRNSLAFSKQLIRSVEKEHLYAVNDAEVECLIGRWMSDECFNAIMSFFQAKAKL, from the exons ATGGCCGCTGTCGCGCTGCAGTTTCCCGCTCCTTGGCGTTTTGTCAA CTTGGTCAGATTCTCCACCAATCCCAGCCTGAAGAGCCACACCACAGCTTCTCCAATGATGG GTGCGACCGTGGAGCAGTTTGAGCAGGCAAAAGTCAAACTGTCAGCGCTGAGGAACGACCCAGGCAATGAGGTCAAACTGAAAGTCTACGCTCTGTTCAAACAG GCCACGCAGGGTCCCTGCAACACGGCCAAACCAGGCATGCTGGACTTCGTCAACAAGGCCAAGTGGGATGCTTGGAAATCTCTGGGCTCCATATCACAG GAGGAAGCGAGGCAGCAGTACTGCGACCTGATTGGCTCCCTGGTGGAGGCAGAAGGTCCGAGCACCACAGAAGAGGCTGTGACATCGACTGTGAGCGGTGCGGCATACAAGACGCTATTGGTCAATACAGAGGATGACATCACCACCATCAAACTGAACCGACCGGCCAAAAAAAATGCCATCACTAATGAG ATGTACAATGAAATTATCGCAGCTCTGGAGCAGGCAGCTAAAGACGACTCCGTCATCACTGTCATTACTg GTGCTGGTGATTTCTACTGCAGTGGAAATGACTTGACCAACTTCCAGCTCCAGCACGGCAGCGTGGAGGAGATGGCCAAACGAGGTGGAGAGCTGCTCAG GAAGTATGTGAGGGCCTACATTGACTTCCCCAAGCCGCTGGTCGCTGTGGTGAATGGACCAGCTGTTGGGATCTCAGTCACTTTGCTGGGCCTCTTTGATCTGGTCTACGCCACAGAgagg GCCACTTTCCACACTCCTTTCAGTCAGCTGGGGCAGAGCGCTGAGGGCTGCTCCTCCTACACCTTCCCCAAGATGATGGGCACTGCCAAg GCCTCTGAGATACTGCTGTTCAATAAAAAGCTGACGGCGGTTAAGGCCTGTGAACTCGGTCTGGTGACTGAGGTTTTTCCTGACAGCAGCTTCCAGTCAGAAGTTTGGACCAGACTGAAGACCTACGCCAAGCTGCCCCGCAAC TCTTTGGCCTTCTCCAAGCAGCTGATCCGCTCGGTGGAGAAGGAGCATCTCTATGCAGTGAATGATGCCGAGGTGGAGTGCTTGATTGGTCGCTGGATGTCAGACGAGTGTTTCAACGCCATCATGAGTTTCTTCCAGGCCAAGGCCAagctctga
- the eci2 gene encoding enoyl-CoA delta isomerase 2 isoform X1, with protein sequence MAAVALQFPAPWRFVKLRSLVRFSTNPSLKSHTTASPMMGATVEQFEQAKVKLSALRNDPGNEVKLKVYALFKQATQGPCNTAKPGMLDFVNKAKWDAWKSLGSISQEEARQQYCDLIGSLVEAEGPSTTEEAVTSTVSGAAYKTLLVNTEDDITTIKLNRPAKKNAITNEMYNEIIAALEQAAKDDSVITVITGAGDFYCSGNDLTNFQLQHGSVEEMAKRGGELLRKYVRAYIDFPKPLVAVVNGPAVGISVTLLGLFDLVYATERATFHTPFSQLGQSAEGCSSYTFPKMMGTAKASEILLFNKKLTAVKACELGLVTEVFPDSSFQSEVWTRLKTYAKLPRNSLAFSKQLIRSVEKEHLYAVNDAEVECLIGRWMSDECFNAIMSFFQAKAKL encoded by the exons ATGGCCGCTGTCGCGCTGCAGTTTCCCGCTCCTTGGCGTTTTGTCAAGCTCAGAAG CTTGGTCAGATTCTCCACCAATCCCAGCCTGAAGAGCCACACCACAGCTTCTCCAATGATGG GTGCGACCGTGGAGCAGTTTGAGCAGGCAAAAGTCAAACTGTCAGCGCTGAGGAACGACCCAGGCAATGAGGTCAAACTGAAAGTCTACGCTCTGTTCAAACAG GCCACGCAGGGTCCCTGCAACACGGCCAAACCAGGCATGCTGGACTTCGTCAACAAGGCCAAGTGGGATGCTTGGAAATCTCTGGGCTCCATATCACAG GAGGAAGCGAGGCAGCAGTACTGCGACCTGATTGGCTCCCTGGTGGAGGCAGAAGGTCCGAGCACCACAGAAGAGGCTGTGACATCGACTGTGAGCGGTGCGGCATACAAGACGCTATTGGTCAATACAGAGGATGACATCACCACCATCAAACTGAACCGACCGGCCAAAAAAAATGCCATCACTAATGAG ATGTACAATGAAATTATCGCAGCTCTGGAGCAGGCAGCTAAAGACGACTCCGTCATCACTGTCATTACTg GTGCTGGTGATTTCTACTGCAGTGGAAATGACTTGACCAACTTCCAGCTCCAGCACGGCAGCGTGGAGGAGATGGCCAAACGAGGTGGAGAGCTGCTCAG GAAGTATGTGAGGGCCTACATTGACTTCCCCAAGCCGCTGGTCGCTGTGGTGAATGGACCAGCTGTTGGGATCTCAGTCACTTTGCTGGGCCTCTTTGATCTGGTCTACGCCACAGAgagg GCCACTTTCCACACTCCTTTCAGTCAGCTGGGGCAGAGCGCTGAGGGCTGCTCCTCCTACACCTTCCCCAAGATGATGGGCACTGCCAAg GCCTCTGAGATACTGCTGTTCAATAAAAAGCTGACGGCGGTTAAGGCCTGTGAACTCGGTCTGGTGACTGAGGTTTTTCCTGACAGCAGCTTCCAGTCAGAAGTTTGGACCAGACTGAAGACCTACGCCAAGCTGCCCCGCAAC TCTTTGGCCTTCTCCAAGCAGCTGATCCGCTCGGTGGAGAAGGAGCATCTCTATGCAGTGAATGATGCCGAGGTGGAGTGCTTGATTGGTCGCTGGATGTCAGACGAGTGTTTCAACGCCATCATGAGTTTCTTCCAGGCCAAGGCCAagctctga